The following proteins come from a genomic window of Geothrix edaphica:
- a CDS encoding undecaprenyl-diphosphate phosphatase, whose amino-acid sequence MNPLHAILLGLIQGLTEFLPVSSTAHLTLAEHLMFGGRPMPLAFDVLLHGGTLIALTIYFRRELFQVAMGCLGRDSEGRKLALWLFLAMIPTGLFGLATKGVKEAAKDHLWVYGIGLVCTSGLLYLANRLSCQRNNLRHEDQAGRGLGDLRASDALAVGAIQGIGGGFGLSRSGSTIAMGVFQGLRLPASTRFSFLLGVPTIAAAAVVELRGLVKPLLRHQPLPADLTFPAGSASPALLCGVGVLAAAISGYLAIGLLDRFTRKPRLNGFAVYCLGLGVVMLVLGTTGALGHH is encoded by the coding sequence ATGAATCCGCTCCACGCCATCCTCCTGGGTCTGATCCAGGGCCTGACGGAATTCCTGCCGGTGTCCTCCACCGCGCACCTCACCCTGGCCGAGCACCTGATGTTCGGCGGGCGGCCCATGCCCCTGGCCTTCGACGTGCTGCTGCACGGGGGCACCCTGATCGCGCTGACGATCTATTTCCGCCGGGAGCTGTTCCAGGTGGCCATGGGCTGCCTGGGCCGGGACTCGGAGGGCCGGAAGCTGGCCCTCTGGCTGTTCCTCGCCATGATCCCGACGGGCCTCTTCGGGCTGGCCACCAAGGGCGTGAAGGAGGCCGCGAAGGACCACCTCTGGGTCTACGGCATTGGGCTGGTCTGCACCTCCGGCCTGCTCTACCTCGCCAACCGCCTCAGCTGTCAGCGGAACAACCTGCGCCATGAGGATCAGGCGGGACGGGGCCTCGGCGACCTTCGGGCCTCGGACGCACTGGCCGTGGGCGCCATCCAGGGCATCGGCGGCGGCTTCGGGCTGTCCCGCTCCGGGTCCACCATCGCCATGGGCGTGTTCCAGGGCCTGAGGCTCCCAGCCTCGACCCGGTTCAGCTTCCTCCTGGGCGTGCCGACCATTGCCGCCGCCGCCGTGGTGGAGCTGCGCGGTCTGGTGAAGCCCCTGCTCAGGCATCAGCCCCTGCCGGCGGACCTGACCTTCCCCGCCGGCTCCGCCTCCCCGGCCCTGCTCTGCGGGGTGGGCGTCCTGGCCGCGGCCATCTCGGGCTATCTCGCCATCGGGCTCCTCGACCGCTTCACCCGGAAGCCGAGGCTCAACGGTTTCGCCGTGTACTGCCTGGGCCTGGGTGTGGTGATGCTGGTCCTCGGCACCACCGGGGCCCTGG
- a CDS encoding transcriptional regulator, which yields MNKSGTSPKAILALDRMVHEPARLAILTVLAAAEEVAFLFLQRVTGLSKGNLSSHTQKLEAAGYLETVKTFQGRIPVTSFRITEDGRAALRTYHQQLRALLPKEGKS from the coding sequence ATGAACAAAAGCGGAACCAGTCCCAAGGCCATTCTCGCCCTCGATCGGATGGTCCACGAGCCGGCCCGGCTGGCCATCCTCACCGTGCTGGCCGCGGCGGAGGAAGTGGCCTTCCTCTTCCTCCAGCGGGTCACCGGCCTGAGCAAGGGCAACCTCTCGAGCCACACGCAAAAGCTGGAAGCGGCCGGGTATCTGGAAACGGTCAAGACCTTCCAGGGCCGCATCCCCGTCACCAGCTTCCGCATCACGGAGGACGGACGCGCCGCCCTCCGCACCTATCACCAGCAGCTCCGGGCCCTGCTCCCGAAGGAAGGAAAGTCATGA
- a CDS encoding GntG family PLP-dependent aldolase, which translates to MRSIDLRSDTVTQPSKEMRAAMAAAEVGDDVLEHDPTMVRLEGRVADLLGLEAALWVPSGCMGNLIGLMLHLKRGDRFLAPAQAHVLGAELGTGAWLAGGMPEALAWEGGPGRPTPGQVTRAAGSPGPYYSLRTTLLCLENTHNFAGGAVTPQAEHRALVAAAKAAKLAVHLDGARIWHAATALGLAPSALTEGVDTVQVCLSKGLGAPMGSLLAGTKPAMAEARRLRKMLGGGVRQGGVVAAAGLVALDYLPRVAEDHAKTRRLAEGLRGFGIAAPTPETNILLVPVPDAGAALAALEAVGVRALPVGSAVRFIPHRDLEMADIEEALRRIEPLAHLLRAA; encoded by the coding sequence ATGCGATCCATCGACCTCCGCTCCGACACCGTGACCCAGCCCTCGAAGGAGATGCGCGCCGCCATGGCGGCCGCGGAAGTCGGGGACGACGTGCTGGAGCACGATCCCACCATGGTCCGGCTGGAGGGCCGGGTGGCCGACCTGCTGGGGCTTGAGGCGGCGCTGTGGGTGCCCTCCGGCTGCATGGGCAACCTCATCGGCCTGATGCTCCACCTGAAGCGGGGTGACCGCTTCCTCGCCCCGGCCCAGGCCCACGTGCTGGGCGCGGAGCTGGGCACGGGCGCCTGGCTGGCGGGCGGCATGCCCGAGGCCCTGGCCTGGGAGGGCGGCCCCGGCCGGCCCACCCCGGGGCAGGTGACCAGGGCCGCGGGGTCGCCCGGTCCCTACTACTCGCTGCGCACGACCCTGCTCTGCCTGGAGAACACCCACAACTTCGCGGGGGGGGCCGTGACGCCTCAGGCCGAGCATCGCGCCCTGGTGGCTGCCGCCAAGGCCGCGAAGCTGGCGGTGCACCTGGATGGCGCGCGGATCTGGCACGCCGCGACCGCGCTGGGGCTTGCGCCCTCCGCGCTCACCGAAGGCGTGGATACCGTGCAGGTTTGCCTCAGCAAGGGGCTGGGTGCGCCGATGGGATCGCTGCTGGCGGGTACGAAACCCGCCATGGCCGAGGCTCGCCGCCTGCGGAAGATGCTGGGCGGCGGGGTCCGCCAGGGCGGCGTCGTGGCCGCAGCGGGCCTGGTGGCCCTGGACTACCTGCCGCGGGTGGCCGAGGACCACGCCAAGACCCGGCGGCTCGCCGAGGGACTGCGGGGCTTCGGCATTGCCGCTCCCACTCCGGAGACCAACATCCTGCTGGTGCCCGTGCCCGATGCCGGCGCGGCCCTCGCGGCCCTGGAGGCCGTCGGCGTCCGGGCCCTGCCGGTGGGATCAGCGGTCCGCTTCATCCCGCACCGCGATCTGGAGATGGCCGACATCGAGGAGGCCCTGCGCCGCATCGAGCCCCTCGCCCACCTGCTGCGGGCTGCCTGA
- a CDS encoding YicC family protein, with protein sequence MRSMTAFAEVVRPLAAGQLRLSLRSVNSKALDLSLRLPPALFPLEAGLRAQVREAAQRGKLDLTVEVQDEPSLEPRMNRALLRTVAKGWQEDAEWLNLPPLTAEAFFRLPGAFQSPASDLGERMEAPVREALAALLETWNEGRAREAERLRPFFVDGLARLCSLCERLQAEADLQAAELPGLYRQRIEQLLEDARLAGQLPAERLLAEAGVLAERQDVREELTRLAAHLDDFAERLATGRLEGKAIDVWCQEVLRELNTTGSKCKRIAMTRAVMEAKGALDQIREQSANLE encoded by the coding sequence ATGAGATCCATGACCGCCTTCGCCGAGGTCGTCCGGCCCCTGGCCGCCGGGCAGCTGCGGCTGTCCCTCCGCAGCGTCAACAGCAAGGCCCTGGACCTCAGCCTGCGCCTGCCCCCCGCCCTGTTCCCCCTGGAGGCCGGGCTCCGGGCCCAGGTGCGCGAAGCGGCCCAGCGCGGCAAGCTGGACCTCACCGTGGAGGTCCAGGACGAGCCTTCCCTGGAACCCCGCATGAACCGCGCCCTGCTCCGGACCGTGGCCAAAGGCTGGCAGGAGGACGCGGAATGGCTGAATCTTCCGCCCCTCACTGCCGAGGCCTTCTTCCGCCTGCCCGGCGCCTTCCAGTCCCCCGCCTCGGACCTGGGTGAGCGCATGGAGGCGCCCGTGCGCGAAGCCCTGGCGGCCCTGCTCGAAACCTGGAATGAAGGCCGGGCCCGCGAGGCCGAGCGGCTGCGCCCCTTCTTCGTGGATGGGCTGGCGCGGCTCTGCTCCCTGTGCGAACGCCTCCAGGCCGAGGCGGATCTCCAGGCCGCCGAGCTCCCCGGCCTCTACCGCCAGCGCATCGAACAGCTCCTGGAGGACGCCCGCCTCGCCGGCCAGCTCCCCGCCGAGCGCCTGCTGGCGGAAGCGGGCGTGCTGGCCGAGCGCCAGGATGTGCGCGAAGAGCTGACCCGCCTCGCCGCCCACCTCGACGACTTCGCCGAACGCCTCGCCACCGGTCGCCTCGAAGGCAAGGCCATCGATGTGTGGTGCCAGGAGGTCCTGCGCGAGCTGAACACCACCGGCAGCAAGTGCAAGCGCATCGCCATGACCCGCGCGGTCATGGAAGCCAAGGGCGCGCTGGATCAGATCCGCGAGCAGTCGGCCAATCTGGAGTGA
- the leuD gene encoding 3-isopropylmalate dehydratase small subunit, with protein MVPFTTLTGIAAPLLRANVDTDLIIPKQFLTTLVRSGLGRHLFHELRYSPEGRELPDFLLNREPYRQAAILLSGPNFGCGSSREHAPWALLDFGIRCVVAPSFADIFFNNCFANGILPVVLPAEAITRLAAEEGLLTVDLPAQTVSGASCGFRFEIEPTRKATLLEGLDEIKRSEANLADIEAYEVRRRAEAPWLAIGGQ; from the coding sequence ATGGTCCCCTTCACCACCCTCACCGGTATCGCCGCGCCGCTCCTCCGCGCCAACGTGGACACGGACCTCATCATCCCCAAGCAGTTCCTCACCACCCTCGTACGCTCGGGCCTGGGCCGCCACCTCTTCCATGAGCTCCGCTACAGCCCCGAGGGCCGGGAACTGCCGGACTTCCTGCTGAACCGCGAGCCGTACCGGCAGGCCGCCATCCTGCTCTCGGGCCCGAACTTCGGCTGCGGCTCCAGCCGCGAGCATGCCCCCTGGGCCCTGCTGGATTTCGGCATCCGCTGCGTCGTCGCGCCCAGCTTCGCCGACATCTTCTTCAACAACTGCTTCGCCAACGGGATCCTGCCGGTGGTCCTGCCCGCAGAGGCCATCACCCGGCTCGCGGCTGAAGAAGGCCTCCTCACGGTGGACCTGCCCGCCCAGACCGTGAGCGGCGCGAGCTGCGGCTTCCGCTTCGAGATCGAGCCCACCCGGAAGGCCACCCTGCTGGAAGGCCTGGATGAGATCAAGCGCAGCGAGGCGAACCTGGCCGACATTGAAGCCTATGAGGTCCGGCGACGCGCCGAAGCGCCCTGGCTGGCCATCGGCGGACAGTGA
- the leuC gene encoding 3-isopropylmalate dehydratase large subunit, with amino-acid sequence MSPRTLYDKIWDEHLVATRADGTSLLYIDRHLVHEVTSPQAFEGLVLAGRPLRRPEQILSVADHNVPTADREKGIADETCRLQVEALEANVKAHGVPYIPLLDDRQGIVHVVGPEQGFTLPGATVVCGDSHTSTHGAFGALAFGIGTSEVEHVMATQTLPQRRSKNLRVRFEGGLPPGTGAKDMALRLIGQIGTAGGTGCVMEYTGPAVRALSMEGRMTLCNMSIEGGARAGLVAPDDTTFAYVAGRPLAPKGALWDAAVAHWRTLVSDSEAVFDQEVVIDLHDLAPQVTWGTSPQWVTDITGRVPDPAQGRNADEREAILRALAYMGLEPGTPMEAIGIQAVFIGSCTNGRIEDLREAAGIARGRKVAQGVRALVVPGSGLVKRQAEAEGLDRIFLEAGFEWRQPGCSMCLGMNEDRLEAGVRCASTSNRNFEGRQGRGSRTHLVSPAMAAAAAVAGHFTDVRRMEVR; translated from the coding sequence ATGAGCCCGCGCACCCTCTACGACAAGATCTGGGACGAGCATCTGGTGGCCACCCGCGCCGACGGCACCAGCCTCCTCTACATCGACCGCCACCTGGTCCACGAGGTCACCAGCCCGCAGGCCTTCGAGGGCTTGGTCCTCGCGGGGCGCCCCCTGCGCCGGCCGGAGCAGATCCTCTCCGTGGCGGACCACAACGTCCCCACGGCGGACCGGGAGAAGGGCATCGCCGACGAGACCTGCCGCCTCCAGGTCGAGGCGCTCGAAGCGAACGTGAAGGCCCATGGCGTGCCCTACATCCCCCTCCTGGACGACCGCCAGGGCATCGTCCACGTGGTGGGCCCGGAGCAGGGCTTCACCCTGCCCGGCGCCACCGTGGTCTGCGGGGACAGCCATACCAGCACCCACGGCGCCTTCGGGGCCCTGGCCTTCGGCATCGGCACCAGCGAGGTGGAGCACGTCATGGCCACCCAGACCCTGCCCCAGCGCCGCTCGAAGAACCTGCGGGTGCGGTTCGAGGGCGGCCTGCCCCCGGGCACCGGCGCCAAGGACATGGCCCTGCGCCTCATCGGCCAGATCGGCACCGCGGGCGGCACGGGCTGCGTGATGGAGTACACGGGTCCCGCCGTCCGCGCCCTCTCCATGGAGGGCCGCATGACCCTCTGCAACATGAGCATCGAGGGCGGCGCCCGGGCGGGCCTGGTGGCCCCCGACGACACCACCTTCGCCTACGTGGCGGGGCGACCCCTCGCGCCGAAGGGCGCCCTGTGGGACGCCGCGGTGGCCCACTGGCGCACCCTCGTCTCGGATTCTGAGGCGGTCTTCGACCAGGAGGTGGTGATCGACCTCCACGACCTCGCGCCCCAGGTCACCTGGGGCACCAGCCCCCAGTGGGTCACGGACATCACGGGCCGCGTGCCGGATCCTGCCCAGGGCCGCAACGCAGATGAGCGCGAAGCCATCCTGCGGGCCTTGGCCTACATGGGTCTGGAGCCGGGCACGCCCATGGAGGCCATCGGCATCCAGGCCGTGTTCATCGGCTCGTGCACCAACGGCCGCATCGAGGACCTGCGCGAAGCCGCAGGCATCGCCCGCGGCCGGAAGGTGGCGCAGGGCGTGCGGGCACTGGTGGTTCCCGGTTCGGGCCTGGTGAAGCGCCAGGCCGAGGCCGAGGGCCTGGACCGCATCTTCCTGGAGGCGGGCTTCGAGTGGCGCCAGCCCGGCTGCAGCATGTGCCTCGGCATGAACGAGGACCGCCTGGAGGCCGGGGTGCGCTGCGCCAGCACCAGCAACCGCAACTTCGAGGGCCGCCAGGGCCGCGGCAGCCGCACCCACCTCGTGAGCCCGGCCATGGCCGCCGCCGCCGCCGTGGCGGGCCACTTCACGGATGTCCGCCGCATGGAGGTGCGCTGA
- a CDS encoding LysR family transcriptional regulator has translation MDLGQLETFLVLAREKSFSRAAERLFRTQPAVSLALKRLEEELGETLVDRTTKGGTLTDAGATLLPLAQRMFDLRQEILDTFGALKGLQQGRLNVGANESVSEFLLPRILLAYQQAWPAIKIQAYRQTSERIPTEVLERRLDVGFVSYDALHPELVSQVIHRDRMVLVAPPGHRFARKKNLSITDLGDERFVAHNAPTPTRTAIIELFARCNTPLRLTMELASIATILEFVSLGAGLAILPRMTTTTAVREGRLVEIPVRELQVEKLIRIVTRREAALSPATRAFLDLIRSLDLDRPDPVPARKSP, from the coding sequence ATGGACCTCGGGCAGCTGGAAACATTCCTGGTGCTGGCGCGCGAGAAGAGCTTCTCCCGCGCGGCGGAGCGCCTCTTCCGGACGCAGCCTGCCGTGAGCCTCGCCCTGAAGCGCCTGGAGGAGGAGCTGGGCGAGACCCTGGTGGACCGCACCACCAAGGGGGGCACCCTCACGGATGCCGGCGCCACCCTGCTCCCCCTGGCCCAGCGCATGTTCGACCTGCGCCAGGAGATCCTCGACACCTTCGGGGCCCTGAAGGGCCTCCAGCAGGGTCGCCTGAACGTGGGCGCCAACGAGAGCGTGTCCGAGTTCCTGCTCCCGCGGATCCTCCTGGCCTACCAGCAGGCCTGGCCGGCCATCAAGATCCAGGCCTACCGCCAGACCTCGGAGCGCATCCCCACGGAGGTGCTGGAGCGGCGCCTGGATGTGGGCTTCGTCTCCTACGACGCCCTCCATCCCGAGCTGGTGAGCCAGGTCATCCACCGGGACCGCATGGTCCTGGTGGCGCCGCCGGGGCATCGGTTCGCCCGGAAGAAGAACCTCAGCATCACCGACCTGGGGGACGAGCGCTTCGTGGCCCACAACGCGCCCACCCCCACCCGGACCGCCATCATCGAGCTGTTCGCCCGCTGCAACACGCCCTTGCGCCTCACCATGGAGCTGGCCTCCATCGCCACCATCCTGGAGTTCGTGAGCCTGGGCGCCGGCCTGGCCATCCTGCCCCGGATGACCACCACCACCGCCGTCCGCGAGGGCCGGCTGGTGGAGATCCCCGTGCGGGAGCTCCAGGTGGAGAAGCTCATCCGCATCGTCACCCGCCGGGAGGCGGCCCTCTCCCCGGCCACCCGGGCCTTCCTCGACCTGATCCGCTCCCTCGACCTCGACCGCCCCGACCCCGTTCCAGCTAGGAAGAGCCCATGA